From Actinomyces procaprae:
GGGATCCGGGCAGGGGCTGCACCTCCCCGGCACGCACCGCCTTGTTGAAGTCGTCGATGTGCTTGAAGCCGAAGGAGGCCAGGTCGTCGTAGCGGGCGTCCATCTCCCGCACCACCCACTCCAACGCCTCGGCCGCCTTCTTCGGGGAGGTGATGATGGGGGTGATCAGGTGCGGGATGCCCTCGTATATGGTCAGCTCCACCCGCTTGGGGTCCACCAGCACCATGCGTACCTCCTCGGGCGTGGCCCGCATCATGATGGAGGTGATCATGGAGTTGACGAAGGAGGACTTTCCGGAGCCGGTCTGGCCGGCGACCAGCAGGTGCGGGGTCTTGGCCAGGTTGGTGACGACGTAGTCGCCCTCGACGTCCTTGCCCAGGCCCACCACCAGCGGGTGGGTCTGCTTCTTGGCGGCCTGGGAGCGCAGCACGTCGCCGAGCTTGACCATCTCGCGGTCGGAGTTGGGGATCTCCACGCCGATGGCGCTCTTGCCCGGGATCGGGGTGAGCAGGCGGATCTCGTCCGAGCCCACCGCGTAGGCGATGTTCTTGGCCTGGCTGGTCACCCGGGACACGTTCACGCCGCGGCCCAGGTGTACCTCGTAGCGGGTGACCTGTGGGCCGCGCGTGTAGCCGGTGACGGTCGCGTCCACCCCGAACTCGGTGAACACGTCCTGGAGCTTGTTGACGATCGCGTCGTTGGCGTCGGTGCGGGTGGCGTGGCCGTGGCCGGGCTCGAGCAGCGCGTCCTCGGGCAGGCTGTACGTGGAGCCGTCCGGCAGCTCCATCTGCCCCAGCGCGATGGCGTCGGCGAAGTCCTGCTCCTCCGAGACGGCCGGGGTCTCCTGGGTGTCGGCGTCCGGATCCGCGCCGCCGACGGGCGTGGCGGGCATTGTGGATGCGGCGGGCGCGGCCGCACTCGCCTTGGCCCTGCCGCCCTTGGTGGTCTTCCCGCGGCGGCGCGCGGGCGCGGCGTCGGCCTCGGGCTCCAGCGGGACATCGACCGGAGGGTCGGGCAGCATGTCGGTGGGTGCGTCGCTGGGCACGACGGCGTCGACGGCGTCAAAGGCGACCGTGGCCGCCTGGGGGCGGGGGGTGGTGCGCTTACGGCGACCACTGCCCCGGGACCGCTTGTCGGTCTCGATGGCGCTGCGGAAGGCCTCATCGCCGTCGTAGGCGTCCAACCTGGTGGTGGGGGCGGCGGGGTCCGGGCCGGAGACCGCGTCACGCACCCGATTCAGGGTGCGGGTGGCGAGGCTGCTGTTTCCGCCGGGCGCTGCCCCGCGGCGCTCGGCCAGGTACTCGCGGATCTCAGCGACCGTCTTCCCGGAGATCACCAGGGCGGAGAAGGCAATGAGCAGGATGAACAGGATGACGGCGCCGACCGCGCTGAACAGCGTGGCCAGCGGGTAGCCGACCACCCATCCCAGCAGTCCGCCGGCGTCCTCCAGCGGGGCGATGCCGAAGTCGAGGGAGGGGTTCCCGCGGCACACGTGAATGATGCCGACCACGCCGGTGAGCACCCCGAGGCTGCCGACGCCTACCCGAATATGGGTCGCCCCCAGCGTGCGGGCGCGCAGCATGGCCACGCCCAGGGCCGCGAGCAGTACGGGCACGATGATGCCGAGGACGCCCAGGGGGCCGGCGGCGATGTGATGCAGTACGCCGCCTGCGGCTCCGGAAACACCGAACCACTCGCGCAGTCCGATCACAACGGCTAGCGCCAGTACGACGAACGCCCAGCCGGTGCGGCGGTAGCGTCCGCCGGAGGGCCGGGAGGGGGGCGGCGAGGTCTTAGTGCGACGATTGGCCATGATGGTCGCAACGCTACCCGCGCGTCCCCGAGGCGGCGGGCCAGCCACGCCGGGTCACTCGCGCAGGAACGCGTCTATCTCATCTCGTCGGGGAGCACGGGCCGGGCCGATCCGGCTGACGGCCTCGGCCGCGGCGGCGTTAGCCCGCCGAGCCGCGGCCACGACGTCGAGGCCGTCCATGAGACCGACCACGAGCACGCCCGTATGAGTATCGCCGGCACCGGTGGTGTCCACCACGTCACGGGCGAATCCGGGCACCTCGATGCGGTCGCCTCCCGATGGCCACATCACGCAGCCGTGTACTCCGGTGCGTCGCACCAGCAGCCCGTCGGGGCAGGCGCGGCGCAGCGCCTCGGGGCTGCCCAGGCGGGCGGTGAGCTGCATGGTCTCGAAGTGATTGCCGGTCAGCAGGGTGGTGCGGCGCAGGATGGGCAGCAGCACGTGATCGGGAATCTCCGGCTGGACGGGACCGAGGTCGATGACGAGCCCGACGCCCTCGGGCAGATCCAGCAGCCAGGAGGTGAGTACGTCCCGGCTGGAGCGATGGACCAGGTCGTAGCCGGTGGCGTAGACCCAGTCGCCCTCCTGCAGCTCCAGACGCTGAAGATCCTCCAGCTGCGGCTCGGCCTCCACCCCCTCCGTGGTGATGAAGGTGCGCCTGCCACTGGGCTCGATCAAGGTGGTGCAGGTGCCGATGTCGCCTACCAGCTCCTCCACCAGCAGCTCGACGCCGTCGTGCATCATGGTCTCCCGCACCTGGGCGGAGTTGGGTCCGGTACCCAGGGTGGCCGCGAGGGCCGCGGGCAGCCCCTGGCGGGCGACGGCGGAGACCACCGTGTAGCCGCCACCCACCGTCGGTCCGGCGGAGGTAGCCGTGACGGCCCCACCGGGAGCGGGGATGCGCTCGACGTGCAGGGGCAGGTCGATCAGGACCGAGCCGGTGGAGATGAAGCAGGCCGGGCGGCGCATCGCCCGGTGACCGTTCCCCTTGCTGATCAGTGTGCTGCGGAGCGCGCTCATGCTTCGATTACCACGGGCACGATCATGGGCCGACGGCGCAGGCGGCGACCGATCCAGCGCCCGAGGGTGCGGCGCATCGCCTGCTGGAGGGAGTGGGCGTCGGCGTTGCCCTTGTCCAGGGCCTCGGCCAGCGCGTTGGTGACATCGGGCAGGATCTCGTCGAACACGGAGGGGTCCTCCGCGACTCCGCGCGCCTGAATATCCGGTCCGGCCAGGATGGTGCCCGTGGAGGTCTCGACCACCGCGTATACGGACACGAAGCCCTCCTCGGCGAGGATGCGGCGGTCCTTGAGCTCGGACTCGTCGATCTCTCCGATTGAGGACCCGTCGACGTACACGTAGCCGCACGGCACCTGGCCGACGATCCGGGCCCTGCCGTCGGCCAGGTCCACCACGACCCCGTCCTCGCACAGCATCACGCGACCGGGATCGACTCCGGTCTTGACGGCGAGGGCGCCGTTGGCCACCAGATGCCGGACCTCGCCATGGATGGGCATCACATTGCGGGGGCCGACGATGTTGTACACGTGCAGCAGCTCCTCGGAGGAGGCGTGCCCGGAGACGTGCACCCTGGCGTTGCCCTGGTGGACCACCCGCGCACCCAGGCGCATGAGCTGGTTGATGACCCGATTCACCGAGTTCTCGTTGCCGGGAATCAGGGAGGAGGCGAAGATGACCGTGTCTCCGGGCTCAACGGTGACGGAGCGGTGCTCCCCGTGCGCCATGCGGGACAGTGCCGCCATGGGCTCGCCCTGGGAGCCGGTGACCATGAGTACCCGCTCATCCGGCGGCAGTGACGCCAGGTCGCGGGCGTTGATGAGCACGCCCTCGGGGACGTTCAGATAGCCGCGCTCGGCGGCAATCCCCATGTTGCGGACCATGGAGCGACCGATCAGGGCGACCCGGCGGCCGTGCAGGGCGGCGGCGTCGAGGACCTGCTGCACCCGGTGCACGTGGCTGGCGAAGGAGGCCACGATGATCTGCTGGTCGGACTCGGCGAACACGCCGTCGAGCACCGGGCCGATCTGATTCTCGTGCCCGATCATGCCGGGCACCTCGGCGTTGGTGGAGTCCACGCAGAACAGGTCCACGCCCTCGTCGCCGAAGCGGGCGAAGGAACGCAGGTCGGTGATGCGCCCGTCAATGGGTAGGGAGTCGATCTTGAAGTCCCCGGTGATCAGCACCGAGCCCGCCGCGGTGCGGATCATGGCGGCCATCGCATCCGGGATGGAGTGGTTGACCGCGACGAACTCCAGCTGGAAGGGCCCGTAGCTGACCTGCTCGTGCTCCTCCACCACACGCAGCACCGGGTGCAGGCGGTGCTCGGCGAGCTTGGCGGAGACGAATGCGAGGGTCAGGTCCGAGCCGACCAGGGGGATGTCCTCCCGCAGCCGCAACAAGTAGGGCACGCCGCCGATGTGGTCCTCATGACCGTGGGTCAGCACCATGGCGACCACGTCATCGAGCCGGTCCTCGATGTAGGTGAAGTCGGGCAGGATCAGGTCGACGCCGGGCTGGTCCTCCTCTGGGAACAGGACACCGCAGTCGACGATCAGCAGCTTTCCGTCGACCTCGAAAACGGTCATGTTGCGCCCGACCTCGCCGAGTCCGCCCAGGGGCACGATGCGCATCGCACCGTCGGGAAGCGGGCCGGGGGCACTGAGCTTGTGGAAGTTGGTCACGGCTGCGAGTGTAGCCACTCCCGCCACCGGACCGCGCTGGTCCGCCGCGAGCACCGGCACCAGTGAAAAAAGACCCGGCCGCGAGGGCCGGGTCTGCTCTTCATATCGCGCTGGTGCCAAGAACTGCTTGGCGCTGGTACCCCGTACCGGATTTGAACCGGTGCTGCCGCCGTGAGAGGGCGGTGTCCTGGGCCGCTAGACGAACGGGGCCTGCCATCGGATTCCGCATGGGAACCGTGGCTCGTACCCCGTACCGGATTTGAACCGGTGCTGCCGCCGTGAGAGGGCGGTGTCCTGGGCCGCTAGACGAACGGGGCTCGGATATGGAATTTGTACGAGGTACTGAGGCCGCATTTTGCCCCGGAATCGGCGGTCAATCAACGACGTATCAGTACTCGGCTGGGGTACCAGGACTCGAACCTAGAATGGATGAACCAGAATCACCTGTGTTGCCAATTACACCATACCCCAAGAGATTGGTGCGCCTGAGCGGCTAACGCCCGGGCAGCGATCGGTAATCTACACGGCCGACCGCCCGACGCCAAGTCAGATCGCCGTGAGTGCAGACACACCACGCACAGGACCGGCAGGACCGATGCGCGGGACGCCCGCATCACCAGGACGCCCCAACCATCCACGCCGGCGGAACGGGGAGCTCTCCCCTGCCGCAGTTGGTGCAACAGCGGCCCTCGCACCCTAGACTGCTTCCACCGTACGCTTTACCAACCCGTGTCCAACCCCTTCCCGGAGGCAACGATGACTTCACCTCAGTTCCCGTCCGCACGCCCGGCCGCACGCGCCCTGGCCGTCGCACTCTGCCTGAGCTCAAGCCTCGCCCTGGGCGCCTGCGGCTCCGGCTCCGGCTCCGACAACGCCTCGGGCGCCGCCACCGCGGCCAGCGGCTCCGGCCTGTCACTGCGCGACTCCACGCCCGTCACCGTCCCCACAATCGAGTCGCAGCCGAGCCCGTCGTCGGCCGGAGGCCTGAGCGACCGCGGCACCGAGGCGCCGACGGTGGCCGCACCCACGAAGGACTCATGGACCGCACCGGCACTGAAGTTCTACAACGAGGACACCTCCGTGTGGTACCAGGACGACTCCGTGGTCAACACCGACGCCGTCTCCGACGAAGGCAACATCGAGGGCTACCGAACCTGGGACCACACCTGCATCGGCTACGAGACGCGTGACATCTCCGAGCGCATCCACAACCTCGGTCTGGATGACGACACCATGAGCTCGCTGCTGGTTCCCGTGAATGAGTCCGTGATCACCGACTACGACGAGACCGGACGGGAGACCCTGGACCTGGTGCGCGATGACGGCGGCACCATGGAGGGGTACTCGGTGACCTGGACCGGCACGTTCAACTACGACGACGGCTCCACCGAGGCCGTGGAGGGCTACAAGTTCGCCCGCGCCGTAGGCGACGCCGGGCTGGACTTCAGCGTGCTGATCATCTGCGCCAGCGGCTCCAACGTCTCCGCCGCCCAGTGGAACACGATCCTGTCCGGAATCCGCATTGAGGGGCTCAAGGCCGGCAAGATGAGCAGCTGACGCAGGGGGCGCGAGCCCGCTACGCGTCGTTCACGCGTCAGCCCAGCCGGGCGCGCAGAGCGCGCAGACGCGCCAGCGAGGACTCGGCCCCCAGGATCTCCATGGACTCGAACAGCGGCGGGGACACCTGCCTCCCGGTAACGGCCACGCGCAACGGCCCGAAGGCGAGTCGCGGCTTGATCCCCATGCCGTCAACAATGGCCGCGCGCAGGGCCTCCTCCAGCACCTGAGTGCACCAGGGGCCCGGCAGCTCCTCCAGCGCGGCAATGGCGGTGTCGAGCACCTGCGGGGCGGAGTCCTTCAGCCGGGACACGGCCCGCTCGTCCACCTCGAGCGCGGCGTCGTCCACCAGCAGGAAACCGAGCATGTCGCGCGACTCGCGCAGCAGCTGGATGCGGGTCTGGATCAGCGCGGCCCCGGCGGTGAGGATCTCCTGCTCGCGTTCCGTGAGGTCGCCGAATGCGGTGGCGCTCACCAGGGGGCGCGCCGTCCAGTCCGGATCGGCCGGGTCGGGGTAGACGTCGGCGAGGTAGGGCACCAGCCGGTCGCGGAAGTCATCGCCCTCCAGGCGGCGCAGGTGCTCGGCGTTGATGGCCTCGCACTTCTTCGGATCGAAGCGCGCCGGGTTGGGGTTGACGTCGGTGATGTCGAAGGCGGCCACCAGCTGCGCCGGGGTGAACACGTCCTCGTCCTTGGACAGGGACCAGCCCAGCAGGGCCAGGTAGTTGAGCAGGCCCTCCGGCGCCATGCCGCGGAAGCGGTGGATCAGCAGGTTCGACTCCGGGTCGCGCTTGGACAGCTTCTTGTTCCCCTCCCCCATCACGTAGGGCAGGTGGGCGAACTCGGGCACCCGCTGCGCGCGCCCGATCTCCATCAGGGCCCGGTACAGCACCACCTGGCGGGGCGTGGAGGACAGCAGGTCCTCCCCACGCAGCACGTGGGTGATGCCCATGGCGGCGTCGTCGACTGGGTTGACGAGCGTGTAGAGCGGGTCGCCGCCGGCGCGCACCACCACGTAGTCGGGCACGGAGCCGGCCTTGAAGGTGACGGGGCCGCGCACCAGGTCGTGGAAGGTGATGTCCTCGTCCGGCATCCGCATGCGCAGCACGGGCCGACGCCCCTCGGCGCGGAAGGCCGCCTTCTGCGCCTCGGTCAGGTCGCGGTCGTAGCCGTCGTAGCCGAGCTTGGGGTCCTCGCCCTTGGCGCGGTGGCGCGCCTCAATCTCCGCGGGGGTGGAGAAGGACTCGTACAGGTAGCCGGCCTGGAGCAGCTCATCGGCGACCTGCCGGTACAGCTCGGTGCGCTGGGACTGGCGGTAGGGGGCGTGCGGGCCACCCTTGGCCACCCCCTCGTCCCAGTCCAGGCCGAGCCAGCGCAGCGAGTCGAGGATCGCCTCGAAGGACTCCTCGGAGTCGCGGGCGGCGTCGGTGTCCTCAATGCGCAGTACGAAGGTTCCGCCGGTGTGCCGCGCGTACGCCCAGTTGAACAGGCAGGTGCGCACCATGCCGACGTGGGGCGTGCCCGTGGGCGAGGGGCAGAAGCGGACGCGGATCGGTGAGGATCCGGGGGCGGGCGAGGTGAAGGCGGGGGCCTTGGCGGTGTCGTCACTCATGATGTGCCAACCCTAGCCGCCCGCGCCGCCGAGGCTCACATGCGTCGGGGCTCCTCCCGGACTGCTCCCGGTGCGCCCGGTCTCCTGCCTCGACGCCGGCCCGCCGCCCGCTGCACGCTGAATGTGACGAACGGGGAACGCTCCCCATGGCGTCCGCGGCCTCCGCCCGCTAACGTACGTGATGAACCTGTAATCCCAGCCCAGGAGCACCCATGAATACGACAACCCCTCGGTCGAGACTCACCGCACGCCGCGGCGCGGTGACGCTACTCGCGCTCGGGCTAGCCCTGCCCGGCGTTGTCGCCTGCGACGACGAGGTTCCGGTCGCCAGGGCCCCCGAGACCACGCAGTCGCAGTCCGCCGCCCCCGGAGAGTCGGACTCCCCCAGCCCCACCCCATCAGCGGATGACAAGCCCGGCGTCGGTCTCAGCCCGCTGGACAAGTCCAGTGACGCCCCCGTTGAGAACCAGGAGGATGCCGCGTACTGGTCCTTCCCGATCGCCTTCGAGGGCTGGTACCCGGAGACCATTGACGAGGATGGCCGCAACGAGCTGGACCGCAACGACGGCAACTGCCTGTTCGAGTCCGGTCAGTACCTCTACGAGGACTCGGACTACGGAGACACCGCGGAGTCCCAGTACCAGGCGGACTCCTGGGTCGATTACCTTAAGGAGGAGTACGGCGAGGTCGAGTCCACGCAGACGGCAGACACCACCGTGACCGACATGTCGGGCAAGCCGGTGGAGATGGTCAAGGTCGAGACCTCTTACCAGAACAAGGGAAAGAACATCAAGGCGATCACCTGGATGCGTGTGTTCACGACGATGGAGACGCCCACCATGATGTCCCTGCACTACACCTGCATCGCCGAGCACGTAGACACGACCGAGCTTGCCGACCTGGTCTCCGACACCCACATCGTCAATCCGGGCCCGGCCAAGATGGAGGACGGCGAGCCGGGCAAGTCATCCGGTAGCTCCTCCGGCAGCAGCGACATGGTCTAGTCCCGGCTCCCCGGAACTGCCCCGGTATTGCGGCGCCCCGTGCTGAAAGGCACGGGGCGCCGTCGCCTCAGCCGGCAACGGCGCTCCCCGGCCCGCCGGCGTCGTCGGCGCGGCCCGGCGGTGCGGGGGCTTCCATAGACTGCGCGCATGACTTCGCCCATCCCCGCACAAGGAACCGTCCCCGAGCCGACCGCACCGGCACCCGCCTTCGACGCCGCGCGCACCAGGGCCGCCTTCGACGCCCTGACCCCTGAGGTCATGCGGCGTCGGGGCTCATTGAAGTGGAGCATGTACTCCGGCGACGTGATCGGCGCCTGGGTGGCGGAGATGGACCTGGGTACGGCGCCGTCGGTCACAGACGTCATCCAGCGGGCGGTCACGGACGGCTCCTACGGCTACATGGCACCGGAGACCGCCTGGGCGGCGCGGGCCGAGGCCGCCCGCTTCCAGGCGGAGGAGTTCGGCTGGCAGGTGTCCGTTGACGACGTCAGCCTGCTGCCCGACGTGCTGTCGGCCCTGGGTGCGGTGATCGCCCACCACACGCGCGCCGGCAGCCCCGTGATCGTGCCGACCCCCGCATACATGCCGTTCCTGTCCATCCCGGCGCTGTACGGGCGTGAATGCGTTCAGGTGCCCGCACTGTCCCGGGCCGGAGGGACCGGAGCGCCGCGGTGGGAGCTGGATCTGGACGGGATCGATGCGGCCATGGCCGCCGGCGGCGGGCTGCTGGTGCTGTGCAACCCCTGGAACCCGGTCGGGCGGGTATTGTCGGCCGCTGAGCTCGACGCCGTGGCTGAGCTGTCCGCGCGGCACCACGTGCCGGTCTTCGCCGACGAGATCCACAGCTCCCTGATCCTGGATGCGCAGGCCACGCATATCCCCTACGCGTCCCGGCCGGCGGCCGACCCGGACCTGACCTTCACCGCCACCGCCGCCTCCAAGGGCTGGAACATCCCCGGTCTGAAGTGTGCGCAGCTGATCGCCTCCGGCGGCGCGCGCCGGGCCTGGGACGCCAACGCCCGGTGCCGGTACCTGGCCAATGAGACGGCGGCGCTCGGCGCTCAGGCGGCCGTGGCCGCGCTGCGGGACGGAAGGGAGTGGAATGCCTGCGTGCGCGAGTACGTGCACGCCAACGCCGTGCTCGTGGCGCAGGCGCTCGACGGCGTCGACGGCGTGGAACTGACGGTCCCGTCGGGCACCTACCTCGCCTGGCTCGACTGCTCGGGCCTGCCCCTGCCCGACGGCGTCTCCCCTGCCGAGTTCTTCCGGCGTGAGCCCGGCGTCGCCATGAACGACGGCGCCGCCTTCGGATCCGGCTACGAGGCCTGTTGCCGGCTCAACCTTGCCACCGGGAGGGGCATTGAGGAG
This genomic window contains:
- a CDS encoding FtsK/SpoIIIE family DNA translocase, whose translation is MANRRTKTSPPPSRPSGGRYRRTGWAFVVLALAVVIGLREWFGVSGAAGGVLHHIAAGPLGVLGIIVPVLLAALGVAMLRARTLGATHIRVGVGSLGVLTGVVGIIHVCRGNPSLDFGIAPLEDAGGLLGWVVGYPLATLFSAVGAVILFILLIAFSALVISGKTVAEIREYLAERRGAAPGGNSSLATRTLNRVRDAVSGPDPAAPTTRLDAYDGDEAFRSAIETDKRSRGSGRRKRTTPRPQAATVAFDAVDAVVPSDAPTDMLPDPPVDVPLEPEADAAPARRRGKTTKGGRAKASAAAPAASTMPATPVGGADPDADTQETPAVSEEQDFADAIALGQMELPDGSTYSLPEDALLEPGHGHATRTDANDAIVNKLQDVFTEFGVDATVTGYTRGPQVTRYEVHLGRGVNVSRVTSQAKNIAYAVGSDEIRLLTPIPGKSAIGVEIPNSDREMVKLGDVLRSQAAKKQTHPLVVGLGKDVEGDYVVTNLAKTPHLLVAGQTGSGKSSFVNSMITSIMMRATPEEVRMVLVDPKRVELTIYEGIPHLITPIITSPKKAAEALEWVVREMDARYDDLASFGFKHIDDFNKAVRAGEVQPLPGSQRVIAPYPYLLVVVDELADLMMTAPKDVEASIQRITQLARAAGIHLVLATQRPVAQVVTGLIKSNVPSRLAFATASQLDSRVILDQNGAETLTGQGDALYLGPGASAPVRVQGSWVTESEIRAVVDHVKGQLQPDYREDVIVPEVKKQIDEEIGDDMDLLLQAAELIITSQFGSTSMLQRKLRVGFAKAGRLMDLLETREVVGPSEGSKAREVLVQPEQLEETLAWIKGEGAAPGSEDADAAPDAGAAGDADAPTPDAASSADRYAADPLEADRGMSESESWDDLAAEEDSEDAWSLTGRGASW
- a CDS encoding PfkB family carbohydrate kinase, with protein sequence MRRPACFISTGSVLIDLPLHVERIPAPGGAVTATSAGPTVGGGYTVVSAVARQGLPAALAATLGTGPNSAQVRETMMHDGVELLVEELVGDIGTCTTLIEPSGRRTFITTEGVEAEPQLEDLQRLELQEGDWVYATGYDLVHRSSRDVLTSWLLDLPEGVGLVIDLGPVQPEIPDHVLLPILRRTTLLTGNHFETMQLTARLGSPEALRRACPDGLLVRRTGVHGCVMWPSGGDRIEVPGFARDVVDTTGAGDTHTGVLVVGLMDGLDVVAAARRANAAAAEAVSRIGPARAPRRDEIDAFLRE
- a CDS encoding ribonuclease J; this encodes MRIVPLGGLGEVGRNMTVFEVDGKLLIVDCGVLFPEEDQPGVDLILPDFTYIEDRLDDVVAMVLTHGHEDHIGGVPYLLRLREDIPLVGSDLTLAFVSAKLAEHRLHPVLRVVEEHEQVSYGPFQLEFVAVNHSIPDAMAAMIRTAAGSVLITGDFKIDSLPIDGRITDLRSFARFGDEGVDLFCVDSTNAEVPGMIGHENQIGPVLDGVFAESDQQIIVASFASHVHRVQQVLDAAALHGRRVALIGRSMVRNMGIAAERGYLNVPEGVLINARDLASLPPDERVLMVTGSQGEPMAALSRMAHGEHRSVTVEPGDTVIFASSLIPGNENSVNRVINQLMRLGARVVHQGNARVHVSGHASSEELLHVYNIVGPRNVMPIHGEVRHLVANGALAVKTGVDPGRVMLCEDGVVVDLADGRARIVGQVPCGYVYVDGSSIGEIDESELKDRRILAEEGFVSVYAVVETSTGTILAGPDIQARGVAEDPSVFDEILPDVTNALAEALDKGNADAHSLQQAMRRTLGRWIGRRLRRRPMIVPVVIEA
- the gltX gene encoding glutamate--tRNA ligase, which produces MSDDTAKAPAFTSPAPGSSPIRVRFCPSPTGTPHVGMVRTCLFNWAYARHTGGTFVLRIEDTDAARDSEESFEAILDSLRWLGLDWDEGVAKGGPHAPYRQSQRTELYRQVADELLQAGYLYESFSTPAEIEARHRAKGEDPKLGYDGYDRDLTEAQKAAFRAEGRRPVLRMRMPDEDITFHDLVRGPVTFKAGSVPDYVVVRAGGDPLYTLVNPVDDAAMGITHVLRGEDLLSSTPRQVVLYRALMEIGRAQRVPEFAHLPYVMGEGNKKLSKRDPESNLLIHRFRGMAPEGLLNYLALLGWSLSKDEDVFTPAQLVAAFDITDVNPNPARFDPKKCEAINAEHLRRLEGDDFRDRLVPYLADVYPDPADPDWTARPLVSATAFGDLTEREQEILTAGAALIQTRIQLLRESRDMLGFLLVDDAALEVDERAVSRLKDSAPQVLDTAIAALEELPGPWCTQVLEEALRAAIVDGMGIKPRLAFGPLRVAVTGRQVSPPLFESMEILGAESSLARLRALRARLG
- a CDS encoding MalY/PatB family protein, with protein sequence MTSPIPAQGTVPEPTAPAPAFDAARTRAAFDALTPEVMRRRGSLKWSMYSGDVIGAWVAEMDLGTAPSVTDVIQRAVTDGSYGYMAPETAWAARAEAARFQAEEFGWQVSVDDVSLLPDVLSALGAVIAHHTRAGSPVIVPTPAYMPFLSIPALYGRECVQVPALSRAGGTGAPRWELDLDGIDAAMAAGGGLLVLCNPWNPVGRVLSAAELDAVAELSARHHVPVFADEIHSSLILDAQATHIPYASRPAADPDLTFTATAASKGWNIPGLKCAQLIASGGARRAWDANARCRYLANETAALGAQAAVAALRDGREWNACVREYVHANAVLVAQALDGVDGVELTVPSGTYLAWLDCSGLPLPDGVSPAEFFRREPGVAMNDGAAFGSGYEACCRLNLATGRGIEELTVQRLVDAVSRLRG